Part of the Catalinimonas alkaloidigena genome is shown below.
AATACCCAACAGCAGGATTTGGGTCAATTTTATGACGAACTCATTGGGCCCAATGGCCAGGTTCGTCCTCAGTGGGAGAAAATTGCTGCATCCTTTTATACCCTGGGACCAGCTCAACTGAAGCAGAAAGCAGCTGAAGTAGCGCAACTTCTGAGAGAGAACGGGGTAACCTATAATACTTATGGCGACCCAGATGGGATGAACCGTCCCTGGAATCTGGACCCCATTCCCATGGTTTTCAGCACCCAGGAATGGGAGTTTATTGAAAGAGGTATTAAGCAGAGGGCAACCCTCCTGAACTTAATACTCAAAGACTTGTATGGACCGAAAAAATTAATTCAAGAGGGCTTTCTCCCTCTTGAATTAATTTACAGGCACGGTGGATTTCTTAGGCAGGTAGACAAACCGGATGAAGATAAAGACCTCCTGATCAATTATGCAGTTGACCTTGCCAGAGGGCCCGAGGGCAAACTCTGGGTTTTGCATGACCGTACCGACACTCCTTCGGGAATTGGGTATGCCCTGGAAAACCGGGCCGCCATGACGCGGGTATTTCCTGCTTTGGTGAGGGACAATAAAGTCCAAAAAATCACACCTTACTTTCAGGTGTTCAAAAATACCTTAAGCACCCTCTCTTCAGGTGGAGGTGAAAATCCTCGTATCGTATTGTTATCATCGGGGCCCGCTTACCGTACCTATTTTGAGCACGCATACCTTTCTTCTTTTTTAGGTTTTACCCTGGCGTTAGGGGCAGACCTTACCATGAGCAATGGCAATATCTGGCTGAAAACATTGGATGGCCTCAAGAAGGTAGATGTCTTACTGAGAAGGGTAAATGATATTTATTGTGATCCTCTGGAGTTTGATGCCAGCTCAACCATCGGCATAGTTGGCTTGATGGAGGCTGTACGCCAGGGAAAGGTAGCAGTGGCGAATCCGCTGGGCACAAGAATACTGGAAAACCCTGCGATTATGGCATACCTTCCCCAAATATGCCGTCACTTATTAGGAGAAGATCTTCTCATTCCATCGGTATCTACCTGGTGGTGTGGCCAGGAGGATGCAAGGCAGCATGTGTTTGACAATATGCATCAGCTCATTATTAAAAATGTGTATCGGGATGAGCGTAATGCCCCCTACATAGGGGCTGAGTTGAGTGAAGAAGAAGCTTTGAAACTCAAAAAAGAGATTAGTCAGAACCCATGTTTGTATGTGGCCCAGAATATGGTCAACTTTTCTACAACACCCACCCTAATTCACGGCAATTTGGAAGCCCGTAATGCTGTGCTGAGAAGTTTTGCTGTCAGGGATACAGCGAATGAGGAGTATGTAGTCATGCCGGGAGGTTTAGCCCGAAGCTCTTCTAAAAAGGGTGTTTTTGTGCTTTCTCGTCAGTCCGGAGGAATCAGTAAGGATGTGTGGGTAGTGGGTTCCAAAGTTCCTGAAAAGATTACAGTAAGTACCAATCATGATGTAAGACAACAAGAAGTACTACTACCCAGCCGTACCGGAGAGCATCTTTTCTGGATGGGCAGGTATCTGGAGCGTTCTCTAAGTACCATCAGGCTTTTCAGGATTATCCTCAAAAAATTCAATGAGTCAGATAATGAACAAAGCGTAGAGAAGGATGACACCCTTAGCACGCTGCTCACCACACTCACTACATTGACCGGTACACAACCTGGTTTCAATGAACATAAGACCTTAGTCAACCCGGAGAAGGAATTGATAGATGTAGCCTCTAATCCCAAGCGTGTGGGCTCTCTCTCTCAGTCATTGGAGTTATTCTTATCCAATGGTTATTCAGTGCGGGACAGGCTAAGCCTGGACACCTGGAGGATTTTGGATAAAATATCTTTCCTGGATAGAAAACTGAAAAAAGATGATGTGAATCTGGGAAGTATTTATCACCGTCTGGATGACCTGATTGTGCACCTTATGGCTTTCAATGGACTTAACCTGGATAATATGACGCGTGAGCCTTCATGGAGGCTCCTTAACATCGGGCGAGCCATTGAAACTTCCATCCGAACCAGCCTGATGTTACAGAATACGCTGACCATAAAAAGTGATGAGGAAAAGGAAAAAGCTATTATGGAATTGGTACTAATGGCTAATGAAAGCCTGGTAACTTATCGCTATCAATATCGCTCAACACTGGAGCTTTCGGCAGTGCTAAGATTATTGATTACTGAGGAAAGGAACCCTAAGTCAATTGCGTATCAAATTGCCAGTATAGAAGAGCATTTAGCCAATATGCCAAATCACCCTCAGCATAGCGCATTGAGTCCGGCGGGAAAAAAACTTCTTCAGGCGCTTACCGATATCAGGCTGGTAGAAATTGATTATCTGATCGCAACACAAAAGAGTGAAGTAATCAGAAAAAATCTGAATGTGTTTTTTGAGAATATTATCCAGCTATTGGAAGCGGCGGCAGACCATATTTACGAGGATTATTTTAGCCCTACGCAAAACCAATTTGCGTTTTTGAAAACAGCTAAACTTCCTGAGATATGAAATACAAGATCGTACACCATACCATTTATGTGTATGACGCTCCGGCCATTATGTGCCATAATCTGGTGTATCAAAAGCCTATACTGATGGGTTATCAGTCCGTATCTAAGTTTAAATACCATATAGAACCGGAACCGGAATACCTGAGCATACGTAATGACTTTTTTGAAAATGAAGTGATATTTTTCTCAGTGCTCAGAAGTCACTCACGACTGGATGTTGAGGTAAAAAGCCATGTGGAAGTTACCCCACCAGCCTATGCTTCATTGGACTTTAGCCAATCTCTTAACTGGGAAGCCGTTGTGAACTGGTTACATAGTACTAACGCACCGCTGAACGTCAGGCAGTTTTTCATGGAGTCCAATTATGTCAAGTTTATTCCCGGCGTGAGGGAATATGCCATGCTTTCATTCACTCCTGAGCGACCAGTATTGGAAGCAGTAATGGATCTGACTTCTCGCATATTCAGTGATTTTAGCTTTACGTCCGGCTTCACTGATGTCAGCACGCCTCTGGAAGAAGTTTTCAAAGAAAAAAAAGGCGTGTGTCAGGATTTTGCCCATTTTCAGCTGGCCTGTCTCCGGTCGGTAGGTCTGGCTGCCCGCTACATGAGTGGTTATATTGAAACCCTGCCTCCTCCGGGGAAAACCAAAATTAGTAGGTGCGGATGCTTCACATGCCTGGGTAGCGGTATATGTGCCCGACATTGGTTGGGTTGAATTTGATGCTACGAACAAGCTGGTAGTTAAAGATCAGCACATACGTGCAGCGATTGGTAGAGATTTTACCGATATCGTACCGCTTAAAGGGGTGGTGTATAGCGGAGGAAGTCAGCAGATGAATGTGAGCGTAGATGTGAGAAAGGAAGAAGTAGTTTGAGCTTTGATGATTTTTTCTGGAGGCTGTAAACTTTAATGAAATGCAGGCGATCAGGCTTCAAAAAGCGTTAAGCAACAGCTTTTCACAGTTGGCTTAAGTATTTCCTGCCTATTGTAATGATGATACATGGACTGGTTGGTTGACAAGTTGTAGAATGAGATAAATTAACTTTTTCAGGAAGTGTAGTTATAAAATAATAAGCTGATATATTACTATAAAAAGTAAGGTGAATAGAAGTTTTTTCTTAAAGTTTATTATTTTAAGAAAAATCAATCAACTATCAACCAAACCAAATGCCATGAAAAATGCTTACAGGCATTGCTATGTTTTTTTCATAGCTTCAGCCATTCTTTTTGTGAGTTACTCTCACAGTGCAGTCGCACAAGCTAAAAAGGGCAAGTACCATAAAATTGACCCTGCTTTGTTAAACATTAATGATACCGAGGGTTCGGTATCGTCCTCTTCTCCGGCCTTGCAGTTTAGTCCAAAAAGCCAACAGTCACCACCGAGTAATGCCAAAACACTCGCTTCTACTGACGACGCAAAGTCAAAAGAGCTACGCCCGCTCAGTCATAATGTAAAAATGGTTTTGGTGGATGGGCATGTCGCGATTGAAGCCGTTTCTATAGGTAAAACACAGGAGTTATTATCGGAGCTGAAAAGCCTGGGTATCAAAAATGAATCCTCTTTCGGGAGCATGGTCTCTGGCCTATTACCAGTAGATAAAGTGGAGCAGTTGCAGGGCTTGAAATATTTGCGTTTTGCCCGCCCTACCTATCTTAAAACTAATATTGGGGCCACTACCTCTCAGGGAGATCAGGTGATGTTTTCTGACCTCGCCAAAAGCAAATACAAAATCACTGGTGAGGGAAATAAAATTGGTGTATTGTCTGACAGCTATAATACATTGGGTGGCGCCGAGGCAGGCATCCAAAGTGGCGATCTGCCGGGTGAGAATAATCCTAATGGATATTTTCATCCTGTTCAGGTATTAGAGGATTTATTACCGGGTGAAGGTATAGATGAAGGCAGAGCGATGATGGAAATTATCCATGACGTAGCCCCTGGTGCTGAGCTAGCATTTCATACCGCCTTTTTGGGCCAGGCAAGTTTTGCTCAGGGCATAGTGGATCTAGCGGATGAAGGCTCTGATATCATTGTAGATGATGTGTTTTATTTTGCCGAGCCCTTTTTTCAGGATGGTATTATTACGCAGGCTGTAGATATCGTATCAGATAGAAACGTATCTTATTTTTCGTCAGCAGGTAACTCTGGCAGAGATTCTTATGAGGCGGAATTCAGGCCGGTAACTGATGAAATTGTGCTTCCCCTTCAAATCGGAGAAGATGTATTTCCATCAACTTATGTGTTCCACGACTTTGATCCGGGGCCAGGCGAAGATATTTTCCAGGAGATAGCTTTTGACCCGGGTTCAAACTCATTCACCATAGCTATGCAATGGGATGAGCCCTTCGCTTCCGTTTGTGAAGGATGTCCAGGTTCAAGTTCAGACCTGGACGTTTTCATTGCTTTAGAGGAAGATACTGAAACTATTTTGTATGATTTTTCCTCTTTCTTTGGAAATCTGGATGGCGACCCTATAGAATTTACCTCATTTGGTTTCAATAATAGCGAACCGATAAGCCTGTATCTTTTGATAGGGAAGTGGGTAGATGGTGAAGCAGGTGAGGCTCCAGACCCGAATATCATTAAATATATAAGCTTTGATGGCGGAACTATCATGGATGACCCTACCTTCTCATCTACCTGCGTGGGACACTCCAATGGTGAGAATACAGTGGCAGTGGGAGCGTCTTTCTTCTTCAACAACCCGTTGTATTTTTCTGATATTGACCGACCCATTATCAACAGCTATTCTGCTTTTGGAGGTACACCTATACTTTTTAACACTAAAGGAGAACGTATTGAGGCTCAAGTAAGAAATAATCCTGACATAACGGGGCCGGATGCAGGCAATACAACCTTTTTTTTTCCCGGTTTATTCATTGGCTTTGAAGTACCAGGCACTACAGAGCCCGATGAGTTTCCTCAGTTTGCAGGTACTTCTGCCTCTGCGCCCCATGTAGCCGCAGTGGCTGCTCTGATGAACGATATTAATGGAGAACGTCTGCATAATACTGACATCAATAAGGTATTGATGCAAACCGCTACGGACATGGATGACCCCTTCACTCCAGAATTTGATGAAGGATATGATTTTAAGACAGGTGCCGGTTTTGTGAATGCCAGAAAAGCTATTGCCAGTGTAGCACCTTTGCCATCAGTAGTGTCATTTACCCTGATCAACGTAACTACCGAGGAGGAAATAGGTGAGTTGGGCGATCGCATTGAGCTTTCCCAGATAGAAGGGGGCATGTTTAACATCCGTGCTGATGTCATTGATGGTAAATCCTCCGCCAGAAGCGTGTTATTTGAATTGAGTGGTGACGAAATGATGGATCAGATAGAAAATATTGAACCTTATGCCCTTTATGGTGACGATAAGCATGGAGATTACTACGAAGGTAGCTTACCCATTGGTCAGTATACACTGAAGGCAACACCTTTTACCGAAAGCAAGGCGGAAGGTATGGAAGGGTACGATCTTAGCGTGTCTTTTGAGGTTACCCTATCTCCTGTAGCCAGCTTCACTTTATTTGATGCTGATACGGATCAGCCGGTAGAAGAATTAGAAGATGGTACGGTGATTAACTTACTGACCACACCTAATCTCAGTATTGTTGCCAATCCTGAATTTGAAGACTTTAACGGTAGTATTGTTTTTTACCTGAATGGTGAACTTGTACATACAGAAAACTATGCACCTTACGCCATAGGTGGAGATAATAAGGGAGATTTAGCCTCTTTTGATATTGAGCCGGGTGAGTATACATTAACCGCAATGACTTTTACTGAGAAGGATGGCGGGGGTATGCAGGGAAGCTCTACCTCTGTTGAATTTAAAGTAGTGGAAGAGTTGGAGGTAACAGCTCTCGTATTGGTAGACAGTGACCTTGACCAGGACCTGATCGCATTGAAGGATGGTATGATAGTACCTTTAGATGTTTCCCCGAATGTTAATATTAAGGCGGAGGTCAATTCAAGCATGGTAAATAGTGTAGAGTTTAGGGTGAATGGTGAGGTCTTTAATGTCGATAATGATGCCCCTTTCGCATTAGGTGAAGAAGAGGGGGGGGATTATAAGGCGCTTGATTTACCACCCGGTGAATATACGATTACCGCTGTTCCCTTTGGCCGGGAAGGGGCCTTGGGTAGTATAGGCATAGCCCATACTGTATTTATTGAACTGGAGAATAATTTTGCAGTAACAGACTTTGAACTCTGGGATGCGCGTAATGATGTAAGCCTTGGCACCTTGGAGTCAGGAGCCTTACTTGATTTAGCCACATTGCCTGCCCTTAGTATTGAAGCCTTGGTGGATGATCCTGAGGATGTAGGAAGTGTTGAGTTTATTTTGAATGATGAAAGAGTGGCTATTGAAAATTACGCTCCCTATGCCATCGGTGGAAATGACGATAATGACTATAGACCCTATCCGTTCAAAGTAGGAACATACATACTCACTGCTATTCCATACAGTGCTATGGGGCTTAAAGGTATACAGGGCGATTCTCTGACCATCTTCTTTGAAGTCATAGACAGTGAGGAAGACGTATCTACCGAGAATCTGCGACTCGTGGCTTATCCCAATCCGGTAGCTTCAGAACTCAATCTAAGCATAGAGCACCCGAGCGCACGCCTGTCATACTATGCTATTCTGGATAATCTGGGAAGAACACTAAGTGAAAATTATGTGGACCAGCTCAGTACTGTAAATATTGATGTACAACCTTATCAGTCTAAGTTAGGAAGTGCAAAGCTATTTTATGTAAAAGTGATTACAGACCGGGGAACAGTCAGGACATTCCCTATCAAAAGGGAGTAAGAAAAGTATTAGCAAGCGATATGTAAAAGGGAGAGTTACGATTGGTAATTTTCCCTTTTTTTATTAGAGATGAGCTAAAGAATTTCTAAAATGTGAGTCCCTATGGATTAGTGTACAGGATACAAGTTTTCCAGCTCTTCCTGTGTAAATAAGCGGGAACGGATGATAAACCGTACGCCCATAGGAATTTCCAGAGAGAAGCTGGAGCCTCTGCCCTTAGTAACATCAACGGTGAGTTGGGTATGCTTCCAGTATTCAAACTGATCACGAGAGATGAAGAATTTGCAGCCATATATATCGCCCAGATAGATATCACTATCTCCGGTTTTAAATTCATCAGCTTGATAACACATCGGAGAAGACCCATCACAGCAGCCACCACTCTGGTGAAACATCAGATCTCCATTTACTGCTCTAAGCTCGTCTATTACCTCTTTGGCTTTATCACTTACCAATACCCGGGGTACATATTCCTGTTTCTTTTCAGTGATCGTTTGGGACATGATTGTATGGGTTTAATGTATAATGCTGTTGTTTCCTTCCAGAACTTTAATAGTAAAACAGTAAATCAAGCCTAATGTTAGGCCTGACTTACTGAGTGAATCAATCGGTTATACAAATACTTGAGATAGGATCATTTGTCTAGAAAAAACCTTTAGGGTTTTTGTCGTAAGAAACCAGCATATTTTTGTTCTGACGATAATGATCCAGCATCATCTTATGATTTTCACGACCTATGCCTGATTTCTTATAACCTCCAAAAGGCGCATGAGCAGGGTAGTCATGGTAGCAGTTGACCCAAACACGCCCTGCCTTGATCTGCCGGGATACTTTGAAAGCTTCGTGCATATCACGTGACCATACGCCAGCGCCTAAGCCGTAAAGTGTTTCATTGGCTATCTGAATGGCATCAGCCTCATCTTTGAAGGTAGTGACAGAGCAGACCGGGCCAAAAATCTCTTCCTGGAATACTCTCATCTTATTGTGCCCTTTGAAGAGTGTAGGCTGAATGTAATAACCTTCTGCGTAATCCCCACTCATTTTATAGGCTTCGCCACCAGCCAGTACTTCAGCTCCTTCTTCTTTGCCGATGCTCATGTAAGAAAGAATTTTCTCATACTGATCATTAGAAGCCTGGGCTCCCATCATGGTTTCAGTATCCAGCGGATTACCCATCTTGATATCCTTGGTACGAGCAATCACTCTTTCTATAAATGGCTCGTAAATAGATTCTTCTATAAGAATTCTGGACGGGCAGGTACACACTTCACCCTGGTTAAGGGCAAACATCACAGCCCCTTCTATACATTTGTTCAAGAACTCATCGTCTTTATCCATAATACTTTTGAAGAACACATTGGGGGATTTTCCACCAAGTTCCAAAGTAACAGGTATGATGTTTTCCGATGCATACTGCATGATCAAACGACCGGTAGTAGTTTCTCCTGTAAAGGCAACTTTGTTGATACGGGGCGAAGAGGCCAGGGGCTTACCCGCTTCAGGGCCGAAACCGTTAACGATATTCAGCACACCCGGAGGAACTACATCTTTAATCAGTTCCATCAGCATGATGATGCCGGCGGGAGTTTGTTCAGCAGGTTTTACGATGGTACAGTTACCCGCCGCCAAGGCAGGAGCGATTTTCCACGCTGCCATCAGCAGGGGAAAGTTCCAGGGGATGATCTGCCCAACAACACCTAGTGGCTCATTTACATTGTAAGAAACAGTATTAGCATCTAGTTCAGCCAGCGAGCCTTCTTCCGCGCGGATTACACCCGCAAAATAGCGATAATGGTCAATGGCAAGAGGAAGGTCAGCCGCCAGGGTCTCTCGTATAGCCTTACCGTTATCCCAGGTTTCCACAGCCGCCAACATCTCCATATTCTCTTCCATGATGTCGGCGATCTTGTTCAGCACCTTGCTCCTTTCTGTGGCCGAAGAATTGTTCCAGGAATCTTTGGCAGCATGCGCAGCATCAAGGGCCAATTCTATATCTTCTTTGGTAGAACGCGCAATCTTTGTAAATGGCTTTCCATCTACCGGTGAGATATTCTCAAAGTAATTTCCCTTGACAGGAGGTACAAACTTACCTCCGATGAAGTTGTCGTACATCTCCTTGAACTTAGGCTTATTGTGTATCATTTTATCAATATTTTTTGTTGTAAATATCAATTCAATAATAGCTATTCTCGTTTTTAATTAATATTGACAATCTATCAAAAAGTAGCTATTTTGTATCAAGCCTATCCTAAATGTATTTTTTATGAGCGATCAACTTTTGGAGCAGATCAAACCTGAGCAGATTATTGAAAACCGAAAGGTTTATAGTGGTGAGCAGGCTGAGTTGTGTGTTTACGAGACATATCAGGAAGCCGAGTTGGTGAACTTCGGACGCCTGGATAATCCTGTACTTTTGTTTATGCTGAATGGGAAAAAGGTAATCCATGAAAGTGAGCAAAAGCAGCATCATGTCTTTGACTTCACTCCCGGTGAATCTTTGGTGATGGCTCCTCAGGAGTTGGTACAGATAGATTTTCCCGATGCCAGTCCCGATCATCCCACCCGCTGTCTTACCCTTGAGATAGGCAAAACACTCATTAGCGATACTCTGAGTCAGCTGCAGGAAGAACTAAGCCATGGGGTCCAAGATGAAGTCTTTACTCAGGATTCTCTACAGTATGAAAGCGTCACAGATGCCAGAATTAACAATGCAATACACCGCATATGTAGTTACTACACTCAGACTTTAGACAGCACTTCTCGCAAACTGCTGATCAGCCATACCCTGCAAGAACTTATCATATTGATGATGCAAACCAAAGCAAGGCATATCCTGCTCAGCAAAAAAAGTAATGAAATGCCACGCATGCAGCATGTGGTGGATTACATCATGAAACACTTAGAAAAGGATTTGAGTGTGGAAGAACTGGCGGAGAAAGCCTGTATGAGCAAACCTACTTTTTATCGTTACTTCAAAAAAGTATTAGGCTTATCCCCTGTGGAGTTTGTCAACCGTAAGCGGATGCAGATCGCCAAACAATTGCTGTTACAGGAAGATAAAGCGGTAAGTGATGTCTGCTATGCGGTGGGCTACAACAGCACTTCGCACTTCATCCGGTCCTTTAAGAAACAATATGGCTGTACGCCCAAGCAGTACCAAAAATCTTATTTTTAGATAAACATCTGCCTCTTTTCATCGCTTTGGTTTTATATTAGCATTCCATTAACCAAAGCAAATTCATGTCAAAGGAATCAAATGCTGAAACAGATATATTAATCATTGGCGCAGGGCTTTCCGGACTTACTGCCGCCAATTATCTCAAGCGCTATGGTTATCATGTGAAAATCCTGGAGGCAGATGATAGGGTAGGGGGACGTGTCAGGACCGATCAGCTTGAGGGCTTTTTGATGGATCGGGGGTTTCAGGTCTTTCTTACTGCTTATCCTGAGGCCAAAGCAATGCTGGATTATGATGCACTAGACCTGAAGTCCTTTATGCCCGGGGCTATGATCTTTAAGCATAAGAAAGCTTTTGAAGTTGCGGATCCTTTACGTGAACCGTCTTTGGCCCTCAAATCTTTATTTTCAAGCGTAGGCACGCTGGGAGATAAGTTCAAGATCCTTTCACTGGCACAAAGGCTGAAGAAGATGAGTGTGGAAGAGATCTTTGTGCAGCCTGAGATGAGCACGCTGGCCGTCATACAGGAGTATGGCTTCAGTGAAAAGATTTTACGTTATTTCTTTCAACCTTTTATGGCGGGTATCTTTCTGGAAGATGGGCTGACTACCTCAAGAAGAGCGTTTGATTTTGTATTCAAAATGTTTACCGAAGGTGATGCCACAGTGCCTGCGCAGGGTATGGAAATGATCCCCAAACAGTTGGCCGCTAAACTGGGTGAAGAAAACATTCTTTGTAAGCAGAAAGTAACGGATATCAGCGGTAATCAGGTGACGACTGAGTCAGGGCAGATATTTTCTGCCAGGACAATTCTTCTGGCTACCGACCCTCTTGGCTATGTGAATAAATTCCTGGAAAAGAAGGAGGTCATCAACAAGTACCATAGTACCACCAATCTGTACTTCAGCGCTGACAAGCCACCCATATCCAGGCCAATATTGGCTTTGAATGCTGCAGGCGATAAGCTGGTCAATAATGTCTGTGTGATGAGCCAGGTAGCGCCTACCTATGCCCCTGAAGGACAACATCTTATTTCAGTTTCTATCAACGGTTATCAGAAAGCTTCTGAGGAAGAGCTGATACTTAACATAAAAGATGAACTGTCAGACTGGTTTGGTAGTGAACAAACCGAAAGCTGGAATCACCTGCGAACCTATAAAGTAAAGTATGCCTTGCCCAATCAGGATAGTGTGACCCACGAGGTTGATGCTGAACAGCTCAAACTCAAAGATGGACTCTATACAGCCGGTGATTATCTGCTCAACGGTTCAATCAATGCTGCTATGCGCTCCGGTCGTATCGCTGCCGACGTAATTCGTGAGGATATGATTGCAGGTGGGTAGTAAAAACCCAACTCACCCAAAGTCTGTGTCTCACCTAAAGTATATACGCAACTGGCTTCAGTCTGATACTGAGGCTTTTGCAATGATGTCAAGTCTGAGAATTGACATTATAATTTACGCTTCAGTGACACACTGAAGCGAGGATTGTCTCTCAGACCCAAACTTAGCGATGACAAATAACAGCTTAGAGAGTAGCTGCTATGTCTCCCCATTGGTTTTGTACTTCAAAAGGATTATGCAGCTTCTGAGAGCGAC
Proteins encoded:
- a CDS encoding protoporphyrinogen/coproporphyrinogen oxidase, whose protein sequence is MSKESNAETDILIIGAGLSGLTAANYLKRYGYHVKILEADDRVGGRVRTDQLEGFLMDRGFQVFLTAYPEAKAMLDYDALDLKSFMPGAMIFKHKKAFEVADPLREPSLALKSLFSSVGTLGDKFKILSLAQRLKKMSVEEIFVQPEMSTLAVIQEYGFSEKILRYFFQPFMAGIFLEDGLTTSRRAFDFVFKMFTEGDATVPAQGMEMIPKQLAAKLGEENILCKQKVTDISGNQVTTESGQIFSARTILLATDPLGYVNKFLEKKEVINKYHSTTNLYFSADKPPISRPILALNAAGDKLVNNVCVMSQVAPTYAPEGQHLISVSINGYQKASEEELILNIKDELSDWFGSEQTESWNHLRTYKVKYALPNQDSVTHEVDAEQLKLKDGLYTAGDYLLNGSINAAMRSGRIAADVIREDMIAGG